From Salipiger profundus, a single genomic window includes:
- a CDS encoding ABC transporter ATP-binding protein — translation MLDAGDTRETLLEVNNIEVIYNHVILVLKGVSLSVPQGGITALLGGNGAGKTTTLKAISNLLHSERGEVTKGSIVYRGERVQDLDPAALVKKGVIQVMEGRHCFEHLTIEENLMTGAFTRRDGKGAVEADLQMVYDYFPRLKERRKSQAGYTSGGEQQMCAIGRALMSRPETILLDEPSMGLAPQLVEQIFEIVKAVNEGEGVSFLLAEQNTNVALRFAHYGYILENGRVVMDGPAADLRENPDVKEFYLGMSDEGRKSFRDVRSYRRRKRWLA, via the coding sequence ATGCTGGACGCCGGTGACACCCGCGAGACCCTGCTCGAGGTCAACAATATCGAGGTCATCTACAACCACGTGATCCTCGTGCTGAAGGGCGTGTCGCTGTCGGTGCCGCAGGGCGGGATCACGGCGCTGCTCGGCGGCAACGGCGCGGGCAAGACGACGACGCTCAAGGCGATCTCGAACCTGCTGCACTCCGAGCGCGGCGAGGTCACCAAGGGCTCGATCGTCTATCGCGGCGAGCGGGTGCAGGACCTCGACCCGGCGGCGCTGGTGAAGAAGGGCGTCATCCAGGTGATGGAAGGCCGCCATTGCTTCGAGCACCTCACCATCGAGGAAAACCTGATGACCGGTGCCTTCACCCGGCGTGACGGCAAGGGTGCGGTCGAGGCCGACCTGCAGATGGTCTACGACTACTTCCCGCGGCTCAAGGAGCGGCGCAAGAGCCAGGCCGGCTATACCTCGGGTGGCGAACAGCAGATGTGCGCCATCGGACGAGCGCTGATGTCGCGCCCCGAGACCATCCTGCTGGACGAGCCCTCGATGGGTCTCGCACCGCAGCTCGTGGAGCAGATCTTCGAGATCGTGAAGGCGGTGAACGAGGGCGAGGGCGTGTCCTTCCTGCTGGCCGAGCAGAACACCAACGTGGCGCTGCGCTTCGCCCATTACGGCTATATCCTCGAGAACGGGCGCGTGGTGATGGACGGCCCCGCCGCCGACCTGCGCGAGAACCCGGACGTCAAGGAATTCTACCTCGGCATGTCGGACGAGGGCCGCAAGTCGTTCCGCGACGTGCGCTCCTATCGACGCCGCAAGCGCTGGCTGGCATGA
- a CDS encoding phenylacetate--CoA ligase family protein has protein sequence MSSYFDDLETRSADTRAAALAEALPVQIARAQKLPGYAGALADIDPAEVTDLAALAKLPVLRKSALVEAQGPEAPFGGYAARPAHGFAHVFQSPGPIYEPGGIEPNWWRLGRFLHACGVGPGDIVQNCFGYHLTPAGMIFENGARAVGAAVLPAGTGQTELQARAAHDLGVTAYAGTPDYLKVILEKADEMGLALKITRAAVSGGALFPSLREYYADRWITCRQCYATADLGMVAYESDAMEGMIVDEQVIVEIVTPGTGDPVAPGEVGEIVVTTLNPDYPLIRFATGDMSAVMAGESPCGRTNMRIKGWMGRADQTTKIKGMFVRPEQVAALVAKHPEIDRARVIASREGEMDVMTVRIETEADSPETYAGTVADVLKLKGKVELVKPGGLPRDGVVIEDTRSYD, from the coding sequence ATGAGCAGCTATTTCGACGATCTGGAAACCCGCAGCGCTGACACCCGCGCGGCGGCACTGGCCGAGGCGCTGCCGGTGCAGATCGCCCGCGCGCAGAAACTGCCGGGCTATGCCGGCGCGCTCGCGGACATCGACCCGGCCGAGGTGACCGACCTCGCGGCGCTGGCGAAACTGCCGGTGCTGCGCAAGTCGGCGCTGGTCGAGGCGCAGGGCCCCGAGGCGCCCTTCGGCGGCTATGCCGCGCGCCCGGCGCATGGCTTCGCGCATGTGTTCCAGTCGCCGGGACCGATCTACGAGCCGGGCGGCATCGAGCCGAACTGGTGGCGGCTGGGCCGCTTCCTGCACGCCTGCGGCGTCGGCCCCGGCGACATCGTGCAGAACTGCTTCGGCTACCACCTGACCCCCGCCGGCATGATCTTCGAGAACGGCGCCCGGGCCGTGGGGGCGGCGGTGCTGCCTGCCGGCACCGGCCAGACCGAGTTGCAGGCGCGGGCGGCGCATGACCTCGGCGTCACTGCCTACGCGGGCACGCCCGACTACCTGAAGGTGATCCTCGAGAAGGCCGACGAGATGGGGCTGGCGCTCAAGATCACCCGGGCGGCGGTCTCGGGCGGGGCACTGTTCCCGTCGCTGCGCGAGTATTACGCCGACCGCTGGATCACCTGCCGGCAGTGCTATGCCACCGCCGATCTCGGGATGGTCGCCTACGAGAGCGACGCGATGGAAGGGATGATCGTCGACGAGCAGGTCATCGTCGAGATCGTCACCCCAGGCACCGGCGACCCGGTCGCTCCCGGTGAGGTGGGCGAGATCGTGGTGACCACGCTCAACCCCGATTACCCGCTGATCCGCTTCGCCACCGGCGACATGTCGGCGGTGATGGCGGGCGAAAGCCCCTGCGGCCGCACCAACATGCGGATCAAGGGCTGGATGGGCCGCGCCGACCAGACCACCAAGATCAAGGGCATGTTCGTGCGCCCCGAGCAGGTCGCGGCACTGGTGGCGAAACACCCCGAGATCGACCGCGCCCGCGTCATCGCCAGCCGCGAGGGCGAGATGGACGTGATGACGGTGCGCATCGAGACCGAGGCGGACAGCCCGGAGACCTATGCCGGCACCGTGGCCGACGTGCTGAAGCTCAAGGGCAAGGTGGAGCTGGTGAAGCCCGGCGGGTTGCCGCGCGACGGCGTGGTGATCGAGGACACGCGCAGCTACGACTGA
- a CDS encoding ABC transporter substrate-binding protein translates to MIHFKRLATAVALGALAAGGALAQEISAPNLSYRTGPFAATGIPVMNGQIDYFTMLNERDGGIGGVKVNFYECETGYNTEKGVECYEKTKSDAIVTQPWSTGITLQVLPKSNVDEIPILAPGYGFSAMADGSVFKWAFNLPSSYWDAASMILKGLGGDDMSGLEGKKIAFLHLDHPFGKEPLPYLEKKAEDVGFELVPIPVGLKEMQNQSAQWLQIRRERPDYVVMWGWGAMNVGALTEAVKTRYPMDQFVGVWWSGHSDDLQVVGEDGKGYRSISFNAPVENAPVMDDIKEFVVDTGKTQSDEEQRSEVFYQRGLVMSAALAEAIAAAQTHFETDVIDASQLRWGLENIEMTEERIAELGMTGMVPPFSTSCSDHTGHSGGWLLEWDGEKFVKASDHLMADAEDIEPLEKQKAQEYAEANAPWPTQDCEM, encoded by the coding sequence ATGATCCATTTCAAGAGGCTCGCCACGGCGGTGGCGCTCGGGGCCCTCGCAGCGGGCGGTGCGCTCGCGCAGGAGATCTCGGCCCCGAACCTCAGCTACCGGACCGGGCCCTTCGCGGCCACGGGCATCCCGGTGATGAACGGGCAGATCGACTATTTCACCATGCTCAACGAGCGCGACGGCGGCATCGGCGGGGTCAAGGTGAACTTCTACGAGTGCGAGACCGGCTACAACACCGAGAAGGGTGTCGAGTGCTACGAGAAGACCAAGAGCGACGCCATCGTGACGCAGCCCTGGTCGACCGGCATCACCCTGCAGGTCCTGCCCAAGTCGAACGTCGACGAGATTCCGATCCTGGCGCCCGGCTACGGCTTCTCGGCGATGGCGGACGGCTCGGTGTTCAAGTGGGCCTTCAACCTGCCGTCGTCCTACTGGGACGCGGCGTCGATGATCCTCAAGGGCCTCGGCGGTGACGACATGAGCGGCCTCGAGGGCAAGAAGATCGCCTTCCTGCACCTCGACCACCCGTTCGGCAAGGAGCCGCTGCCCTACCTCGAGAAGAAGGCCGAGGACGTGGGCTTCGAGCTGGTGCCGATCCCGGTCGGTCTCAAGGAGATGCAGAACCAGTCGGCGCAATGGCTGCAGATCCGCCGCGAGCGGCCCGACTACGTCGTCATGTGGGGCTGGGGCGCGATGAACGTCGGCGCGCTGACCGAGGCGGTCAAGACGCGCTACCCGATGGACCAGTTCGTCGGCGTCTGGTGGTCGGGCCACAGCGATGACCTTCAGGTCGTCGGCGAGGACGGCAAGGGCTACCGCTCGATCAGCTTCAACGCGCCGGTCGAGAACGCGCCGGTGATGGACGACATCAAGGAGTTTGTCGTCGACACCGGCAAGACCCAGTCCGACGAGGAGCAGCGCAGCGAGGTGTTTTACCAGCGCGGTCTGGTGATGTCGGCGGCGCTGGCCGAGGCAATCGCCGCGGCACAGACGCATTTCGAGACCGACGTGATCGACGCATCGCAGCTGCGCTGGGGGCTCGAGAACATCGAGATGACCGAGGAGCGCATCGCCGAGCTGGGCATGACCGGCATGGTGCCGCCGTTTTCGACCTCCTGCTCGGACCACACCGGTCACTCCGGCGGCTGGCTGCTGGAATGGGACGGCGAGAAGTTCGTCAAGGCGAGCGATCACCTGATGGCCGACGCCGAGGACATCGAACCGCTCGAGAAGCAGAAGGCGCAGGAATACGCCGAGGCCAACGCGCCGTGGCCGACGCAGGACTGCGAGATGTGA
- the thpR gene encoding RNA 2',3'-cyclic phosphodiesterase, whose amino-acid sequence MRCFLALPIPEPLVPPLLDAQETVPVGRPVPEENLHVTLAFLDEQPDFVLAELDAALSARRLRSCALALDGLSSFGGRRVKLLAAQVVPEPALVALRDEVLRAVRAAGIDLPRERFRPHVTLIRFGKGLRPEDRSRFEAGVARVVSLTSRPEPVTSLRLVGSTLTAEGPLYETLADYPLEA is encoded by the coding sequence ATGCGATGCTTTCTCGCCCTGCCCATTCCCGAACCGCTCGTGCCGCCGCTTCTCGACGCGCAGGAGACCGTGCCGGTCGGCCGACCCGTGCCGGAGGAGAACCTGCATGTCACGCTGGCCTTCCTCGACGAGCAGCCGGATTTCGTGCTGGCGGAGCTCGACGCGGCGCTCTCGGCGCGGCGGCTCAGGTCCTGCGCGCTGGCGCTCGACGGGCTGTCGAGCTTCGGCGGCCGGCGGGTGAAGCTGCTGGCGGCACAGGTGGTGCCCGAGCCGGCGCTGGTCGCCCTGCGCGACGAGGTGCTGCGCGCGGTGCGGGCGGCGGGCATCGACCTGCCCCGCGAGCGGTTCCGGCCGCACGTCACGCTCATCCGCTTCGGCAAGGGCCTGCGCCCCGAGGACCGCTCGCGCTTCGAGGCGGGCGTGGCGCGGGTGGTGAGCCTGACCTCGCGTCCGGAGCCGGTCACCTCTCTGCGGCTGGTGGGCTCGACGCTGACGGCCGAGGGGCCGCTTTACGAAACGCTGGCGGACTACCCGCTGGAGGCATGA
- a CDS encoding ABC transporter ATP-binding protein: MELRNITLRFGGVVAIKDISFDIREGEIRAIIGPNGAGKSSMLNIISGFYTPSEGELWYKGSKRPPMKPYEVARMGVARTFQNIALFEGMSVLDNVMTGRLTKMHAGIASQALWWGKARDEEIANREVVEKVIDFLEIQAIRKTPVGRLPYGLKKRVELARALAAEPSILLLDEPMAGMNVEEKEDMSRFILDVNDEFGTTICLIEHDMGVVMDLSDRVVVMDYGKKIGDGPPDEVRRNQDVIDAYLGVAH; this comes from the coding sequence ATGGAGCTGCGCAACATCACCCTGCGCTTCGGCGGCGTCGTGGCGATCAAGGACATCTCCTTCGACATCCGCGAGGGCGAGATCCGCGCGATCATCGGGCCGAACGGGGCGGGCAAGTCCTCGATGCTGAACATCATCTCGGGGTTCTACACGCCGTCCGAGGGCGAGTTGTGGTACAAGGGCTCGAAGCGCCCGCCGATGAAGCCCTACGAGGTCGCCCGCATGGGCGTGGCGCGGACCTTCCAGAACATCGCGCTCTTCGAGGGGATGTCGGTGCTCGACAACGTGATGACCGGGCGGCTCACCAAGATGCACGCGGGCATCGCCAGCCAGGCGCTCTGGTGGGGCAAGGCCCGCGACGAGGAGATCGCCAACCGCGAGGTGGTCGAGAAGGTCATCGACTTCCTCGAGATCCAGGCGATCCGCAAGACGCCCGTCGGACGTTTGCCCTACGGTCTGAAGAAGCGGGTCGAACTGGCCCGTGCGCTGGCGGCCGAGCCGTCGATCCTGCTGCTCGACGAGCCGATGGCGGGGATGAACGTCGAGGAGAAGGAGGACATGAGCCGCTTCATCCTCGACGTGAACGACGAGTTCGGCACCACCATCTGCCTGATCGAGCACGACATGGGCGTGGTCATGGACCTGAGCGACCGGGTGGTCGTCATGGACTACGGCAAGAAGATCGGCGACGGCCCGCCCGACGAGGTGCGCCGCAACCAGGACGTGATCGACGCCTATCTCGGCGTGGCGCATTGA
- the arsC gene encoding arsenate reductase (glutaredoxin) (This arsenate reductase requires both glutathione and glutaredoxin to convert arsenate to arsenite, after which the efflux transporter formed by ArsA and ArsB can extrude the arsenite from the cell, providing resistance.): MILWHNPRCSKSREALALLEARGADVQIRRYLEDAPSLDELTSAQAVLGLSAIEMMRPKEAAFREMGLSRDADDETLLRAMAEQPKLIERPVLFAGDRAVIGRPPERVLELL; the protein is encoded by the coding sequence GTGATCCTCTGGCACAACCCGCGCTGCTCGAAGTCACGCGAGGCGCTGGCCCTGCTCGAGGCGCGCGGCGCCGATGTGCAGATCCGCCGCTATCTCGAGGATGCGCCGTCTCTCGACGAACTGACGTCGGCACAGGCCGTGCTCGGTCTGTCCGCCATCGAGATGATGCGCCCCAAGGAAGCAGCCTTTCGCGAGATGGGGCTGAGCCGGGATGCCGACGACGAAACGCTGCTGCGCGCCATGGCCGAGCAGCCGAAGCTGATCGAGCGGCCGGTGCTGTTTGCCGGTGACCGCGCCGTGATCGGGCGGCCCCCGGAACGGGTGCTCGAGCTGCTCTGA
- a CDS encoding branched-chain amino acid ABC transporter permease, with protein sequence MLYRTAGQFKTTYKADQALFPVRQDAVLLAVILALVWVIFPLVASEFTFQTLLIPILIYSLAALGLNLLTGYAGQLSLGTAAFMGVGAYACYKLVTLMPWLNPVVAILFSGVFSAGVGVAFGIPSLRIKGFYLAIATLAAQFFLVWLFEKWAWLYNYNASGAIQVPNLEMFGVYVAGPQASSIVQYYVVLAVVTLLTVVCINLTRGNLGRTWKATRDMDIAAELIGINLMRSKLTAFAISSYVVGVAGALFVFMWRGAAEPNLFDIPLSFRILFIAIIGGLGSIMGNYLGAILIVGLPVVLNTLPEMLGLPISPATVEHLNVMIVGALILFFLIIEPHGLARLWALIREKLIIWPFPH encoded by the coding sequence ATGCTCTATCGCACGGCCGGACAATTCAAGACGACTTACAAGGCGGACCAGGCGCTGTTCCCGGTGCGGCAGGACGCGGTTCTGCTTGCCGTCATCCTCGCGCTCGTCTGGGTGATCTTCCCGCTGGTGGCGAGCGAGTTCACCTTCCAGACGCTGCTGATCCCGATCCTGATCTACTCGCTGGCGGCCCTCGGGCTGAACCTGCTCACCGGCTACGCGGGGCAGCTGTCGCTGGGCACGGCGGCCTTCATGGGGGTCGGCGCCTACGCCTGCTACAAGCTGGTGACGCTGATGCCCTGGCTGAACCCGGTGGTGGCGATCCTGTTCTCGGGAGTGTTCAGCGCCGGCGTCGGCGTCGCCTTCGGCATTCCCAGCCTGCGGATCAAGGGCTTCTACCTCGCCATCGCGACGCTGGCGGCGCAGTTCTTCCTCGTGTGGCTGTTCGAGAAATGGGCCTGGCTCTACAACTACAACGCTTCCGGTGCGATCCAGGTGCCCAACCTCGAGATGTTCGGCGTCTACGTGGCCGGCCCGCAGGCCTCGTCGATCGTGCAATACTACGTGGTGCTTGCGGTGGTGACGCTGCTGACGGTGGTCTGCATCAACCTCACGCGCGGCAACCTCGGGCGGACGTGGAAGGCCACCCGCGACATGGACATCGCGGCCGAGCTCATCGGCATCAACCTGATGCGCTCGAAGCTCACGGCCTTTGCCATCTCGTCCTACGTGGTCGGCGTGGCCGGGGCGCTCTTCGTCTTCATGTGGCGCGGCGCGGCCGAGCCCAACCTCTTCGACATCCCGCTGAGCTTCCGCATCCTGTTCATCGCGATCATCGGGGGGCTCGGCTCGATCATGGGCAACTATCTCGGCGCGATCCTGATCGTCGGCCTGCCGGTGGTGCTCAACACGTTGCCCGAGATGCTGGGTCTGCCGATCAGCCCGGCGACCGTCGAGCACCTGAACGTGATGATCGTCGGCGCGCTCATCCTCTTCTTCCTGATCATCGAGCCGCACGGGCTCGCGCGGCTCTGGGCGCTGATCCGGGAGAAGCTCATCATATGGCCGTTCCCGCACTGA
- a CDS encoding branched-chain amino acid ABC transporter permease → MLNDIFIKPFVDMATAPDFLLQVLWEGLVSGILYALIALGFVLIFRSSRIFNFAQGIMVVFAALTLVGLHAMGVPAWICVILTLGVMFVLAVTIERVVLRPLVGQPDIILFMATIGITLFLIGFGEIIFGGENKVMITEELGIPTDSVVLEPWGGLLILEQKDITAVVVAALLVVALLAFLNKTRMGRAIRALGDDHQAALSVGISLQQIWVLVWFIAGIIALVTGIAWGARAGVSFALEVIAYKALPVLMLGGLESITGAIVGGLLIGMLEKLFEIYWGQPLLGGNTETWFAFVLALIVLLFRPQGLFGERIIERV, encoded by the coding sequence ATGCTGAACGACATCTTCATCAAGCCGTTCGTGGACATGGCCACGGCCCCCGACTTCCTGCTGCAGGTGCTGTGGGAGGGGCTGGTTTCCGGCATTCTCTACGCGCTGATCGCGCTCGGGTTCGTGCTTATCTTCCGGTCGAGCCGGATCTTCAACTTCGCGCAGGGCATCATGGTGGTCTTCGCCGCGCTGACCCTCGTCGGCCTGCACGCCATGGGGGTGCCGGCGTGGATCTGCGTGATCCTGACGCTGGGCGTCATGTTCGTGCTCGCGGTCACCATCGAGCGGGTGGTGCTGCGGCCGCTGGTGGGCCAGCCCGACATCATCCTCTTCATGGCGACGATCGGCATCACGCTGTTCCTCATCGGCTTCGGCGAGATCATCTTCGGCGGCGAGAACAAGGTGATGATCACCGAGGAGCTGGGCATCCCGACGGACTCGGTGGTGCTGGAGCCCTGGGGCGGTCTGCTGATCCTCGAGCAGAAGGACATCACGGCGGTGGTCGTGGCGGCCCTGCTGGTGGTGGCGCTGCTGGCCTTCCTCAACAAGACGCGCATGGGCCGGGCGATCCGGGCGCTGGGCGACGACCACCAGGCGGCGCTGTCGGTGGGCATCTCGCTGCAGCAAATCTGGGTGCTGGTCTGGTTCATCGCCGGGATCATCGCGCTGGTCACGGGCATAGCCTGGGGCGCGCGGGCCGGCGTGAGTTTCGCGCTCGAGGTCATCGCCTACAAGGCGTTGCCGGTGCTGATGCTGGGTGGACTCGAATCGATCACCGGCGCCATCGTGGGTGGCCTTCTGATCGGGATGCTCGAGAAGCTGTTCGAGATCTACTGGGGCCAGCCGCTGCTCGGCGGCAACACAGAGACGTGGTTCGCCTTCGTCCTCGCGCTGATCGTGCTGCTCTTCCGTCCGCAAGGCCTGTTCGGAGAGCGCATCATCGAAAGGGTTTAG